CCTGCGCCGGAAGATTCGACGCTTCCCCTCTTCGCGCGTCGTAAACTTCATTGTCATAGGCACTTAGGAGAATCCTGGATAGTGGACACGTTCTGGTACGTCCCTTGCTCGATCTCCAGGGGTTGCACCGCTCCACCGGACGGACCACGTTAGGTCTGTGCATATGATTCGTCCGGGGACGCCGGAGGGAAGAGAGAGATGATCAACCAGGACGAAGTCTTCGTGATCACAGAAGAGGACATCCTCAAGCCCTCCGGAAAGGGGAAGGGGGGCGGACCGCGCGCCGTTGCCGCCAGCAAGGCCACGCGTGCGGCCGAACGATCCGAAGCGGTCGAGGAGACGATGGCCGATCGACCAGTCGCGGTCCGGGGCCGGTCCCGCAAGAGCCCGGCGGCTGCGTCGACTCTGTCGCTGTTCGTCTGGGGGCTGGGGCAGCTCTACAACGGCGACGGCAGGCTGGCGGCCCTGTTCCTGCTGTGCGAGCTGATGATCCTGGCATTCCACTACCTGCTCTACATGACCTGGGAGCGGATCAAGACGTTCGCGCACCTCTTCTTCGTGAGCGAGTGGGAGCTGATGCTGTACGCCTCGTCCATCGACTTCTGCGTGATCTTCTTCCTGATCTACAACGTCGCGCAGGCCTACCGGGGGGCGGAGGCACGCGGCGGGCGGTTCGACGGGCTGCATCGGCCGCTCGTCTCGGGGCTGGCATCCCTCTGCGTCCCCGGATGGGGCCAGCTGCTCAATGGCCAGCTCGGGAAGGCGGTCTTCTTCCTGTTTTCCTTCTTCCTGCAGGCCTACCTGGTGGTCCTGTACCGGCTCTCGCCGTTCTTCCGCATCCTGGCGGACATCGAGCCGCAGCAGATCCTGCTGAGCAAGGCGATCAAGGTGGGGATGGGAATCCTGTTCGTGACGGCGCTGTCCTGGTTTATCAGCACGTACGACGCGTTCCTGGTGGCGCGTTACACCCGCCGCCTGCGGACCTGATCGAAGCGCTCATTCCGGCCCGCCACGGGCGAAAAAAAGGGTCTGCCGGAGCAGGCCCCTTCCGAATCACAGAACGAAGTTTTCAGGGTCTCAGTAGGGGCCCTTGCGCGGGTAGTAGCTGTCCTCCCCGTACGCGCCCTGCTCCTTGGACGGAGTCCTGATGGTGCGAAGGTCTTCGTAGGGATCCCTCACTTCACCCTCCAGGGACTTGTAGCCGAAGAGGGTACCGACCTGCAGCCCCTGCGGCTGGGCTGATGCGGGGGCGGGATGGCCATTGGCGTTCCCTGCGGTGCCGATGACTGCCGCCGTGCCCGTTGACGCACCGACCAGCCGGGAAGCTGCGGCCTCTTTCGCGTAACAGATGCGGCAGGGCTGGTAACCCGCCGCCATGGCCGCATCCAGGCCCTTCTCGACTCCACGCCCGCGAATATCGGAGCTTCCTGCCTTGTGGAAGACGGTTCCCGGGCGCGAGACCACGACCTTCTCTTCATCGGCGCCCGCCTGGCCGCCGGGAAGCATGGCCGCTGCGACGACGGCGGCCAGGAGTACCACAGCTGAACGCGCTACTCTATTCACGCGCCACCCCCTTCTGATGGAACTCGCACCTGGTCAGTTAATACCACCAAACGCATGGGTCGTCAAGGCCCCCCAGGGGCCTCAGGAGAGCCCCGTCACCTGTCCCTGATCGTCCAGATCGATCTGCATGGCGGCCGGCACTGTCGGCAGCCCCGGCATGGTCATGATGCTGCCGATGAGAGGGTAGACGTATCCCGCGCCGGCCGAGGCGCGGACATCGGTGACCGGCAGCACGAAGCCCTCGGGCCTCCCCTTGAGCGTCGGATCGTGCGAGAGGGACAGGGGGGTCTTGGCCATGCAGATCGGGACGTGGCCCAGCCCCTGTCGCCGGCAGAACTCGATCCGGTCCTTCGCCTTGTCGGTGTACGTGACTCCGGAGGCGCCGTAGATCGTCCGTGCAATCGTCTCGATCTTCTCCTCGATCGACATCTCGGGCGTGTAGAGGCGACGGAATCGACCGCCCGATTCGGCGGCCTTGATCACCGCCTGCGCCAGCTCGAGGCCCCCCTCGCCGCCGTGTGCCCAGACGGTCGCGGGCACGGCTGCGAAGGCGCCCGAGGCACGCGCCCGCCCCAGCACTTCGTCGATCTCGGCCTGGGTGTCGCTGTCGAACCGGTTCACGGCGACGACGGCGGGCAGCCCGAAGGTGCGCACGTTCTCGATGTGCTTGCGCAGGTTCTCGCAGCCGCGGCCCACCGCGGCCGGGTCCGGCCGGCTCAGGGACGAGGTGTTCCTGCCGCTGATCGTCACGCCGCCGTGCAGCTTGAGGGCGCGCACCGAGCAGACGATGACCGCGGCCGAGGGGACGAGACCGGCCGCCGGACACTTGATGTCGAACAGCTTCTCGGCCCCCATCTCGGAGCCGAAGCCGCTCTCCGTGACGACGAAGTCGGCGAGCTTCAGGGCCATCAGGTCGGCCAGGACGGAGTTATTGCCGTGGGCCACGTTGGCGAAGGGTCCGCAGTGGATCAGGGTCCCCCCGCCCTCGAGGTTCTGAACCAGATTGGGCTTGATCGCGTCCTTGAGAATGGCCGCCATCGAACCCTGCGCCCCGAGCGCCCCCGCGCTCACACCGTTTCCCTCGCTGTCCACCCCGATCAGGATCCGCGCCAGGCGCTCCTTCAGGTCGCGCGGATCCTTGGAGAGGGACAGGATCGCCATGACCTCGGACGCGGCGGTGATGTCGTAGCCACTCTCGCGCTCCACGCCGTTGGCGCCGCCGCCCAGCCCGACGCGGATGCGGCGCAGGGCCCGATCGTTGAGATCGAGGCTGCGGCGCCAGAGAATCGCCTCCGGAGCGAGGCCGAGCCGGTTGCCGTGGTGCAGATGATTGTCGATCAGGGCGGCCAGGAGATTGTGGGCTGCGGCCACGGCGTGGAAATCGCCCGTGAA
This window of the Candidatus Polarisedimenticolia bacterium genome carries:
- a CDS encoding formate--tetrahydrofolate ligase, with translation MSPPSDLEIARQAKLQRIESIAESLGILPDELEPYGRYKAKISLSALERLKSRPTGRYICVTGINPTPLGEGKTVVTIGLAQALRRLGRRALSTLRQPSMGPVFGIKGGATGGGYSQVVPMEEINLHFTGDFHAVAAAHNLLAALIDNHLHHGNRLGLAPEAILWRRSLDLNDRALRRIRVGLGGGANGVERESGYDITAASEVMAILSLSKDPRDLKERLARILIGVDSEGNGVSAGALGAQGSMAAILKDAIKPNLVQNLEGGGTLIHCGPFANVAHGNNSVLADLMALKLADFVVTESGFGSEMGAEKLFDIKCPAAGLVPSAAVIVCSVRALKLHGGVTISGRNTSSLSRPDPAAVGRGCENLRKHIENVRTFGLPAVVAVNRFDSDTQAEIDEVLGRARASGAFAAVPATVWAHGGEGGLELAQAVIKAAESGGRFRRLYTPEMSIEEKIETIARTIYGASGVTYTDKAKDRIEFCRRQGLGHVPICMAKTPLSLSHDPTLKGRPEGFVLPVTDVRASAGAGYVYPLIGSIMTMPGLPTVPAAMQIDLDDQGQVTGLS